In the Butyricicoccus intestinisimiae genome, TTTGTTTTCCGCACAAAACAAAAGAGAGCACAGATTTGTACTCTCTTCTTTGGTGGGAGGTGGTGGATTCGAACCACCGAAGTCGTTGACAACAGATTTACAGTCTGCCCCCTTTGGCCACTCGGGAAACCTCCCATATTCACTTGCAGAAATCGTGGAGCTGGTGGACGGACTTGAACCCCCGACCTGCTGATTACAAATCAGCTGCTCTACCAACTGAGCTACACCAGCGTACCGCGTCTCATTCATCCGCCGCATCTCTCAGCGACTTGTTTATAATACCACAGTATCGTGTATTTGTCAACAGATTTTTACAAATTATTTTTTCTTTTTTGTCGTCCCGTCAAATTCCTCAATGGAATCCGAGACACTCTGCAAAACTTGCAGCAGAGATTCCGCGCGTCCCGGATATGCCGTCGGCAGATTCGCCAGCGACAGGCTCGGCAGCTTGGCTTCCTCCTCTGCCAGACCCAATGCACCGCCGCCCTGCGCCGCACATTGAATGCGCAGCTCGGTCAGCTTCATGCGCGCATCGCACAGCGCATCAAACCGCGCCTCTTTGGTGCGGAATGCTTGCTCCGGATTGGCTTCATCCGCCGCATACAGATAGCGGAACAGCTTGTATTCCACCGCAGACAAATACATTGTCAGCTCATGCAGCAGCTGACGCGAACCGGATTTTGCCGCCGCATCCAGCAAAATCTGTGCCGAATCGGTAATCAGCTTTTGTTTACATGCCAGCTCCGCATCCACTTCCACTTCTTCTGCGCTGGTCGGTGCCGGATTGGCAGCAATGCCGCCCTCACGAGACAGGCTGCGTCCCAGCAGATAATCACACGACACGCCGTAGTAATCCGCTGCACGCACAACAAAGCTGAGCCCCGGTTCCCGAAGCCCATTTTCGTAATGGCTGAGCAGCGCCTGCGAGACCTGTAAATCTCCTGCGGCAGTGCGCTGGCTTATTCTCTTTTCACGGCGCAGCAGCGCCAACGTACGGGAAAAGTCACTTGCCATGTATGCTTGCTCCATCTCTAGTTTCAGCCGCCGCATCAAAAATTTGATACAGCTAGTATTTATAGTATACTGACTTTATAACTATTTGTAAAGTCTTGACAAAAAATTTTGCTGTTTTTTCTTTGATTTTTCCGGCAAAAACAGGAATTTTTCCGTAAATTTCCGTCGAAACGTCGAACAGCACCCGCGAAATGCCGCAGGTGCTGTTTTGTGATGGCTTGTCACCGATTTCGATATCTCTGATACAGCAAACGGAGAAGCACAAGCAGTGCGACGCCGCCCGCCAGAATCAGAAACACCGGTATGAAATCCGTCCACAGCAAATTCGTGTTCGAGGTCACCATAACTGCGGTCGGGCCGTCTGCGCCGCCAATCGTAAATGTCATTGTACTAATCCTCCTGTTCTGTCCGCATAGCATTCACACAAAATTTCCTGTCCGTCCTTGGTATAGACCGTTGCGGACAGACAATTTTTGATTGCCTGATGATATACTGCCTGATCCATGCAGTCTGCAAACCCGCTCGGAATCAGCGCCGGAAGCAGCTTGGCAATATCTGCCGCCTGCGTGTAGTCTGTATACGTCTGCGGTTCATCATCCGCCGTATTGGTTATCACTTGAATTTTTGCAATATTGTCCGCCCGCAGGGCTTTCGGCATGGCATCGACATACTTGCTGAGTATCGCAATGGTCTGCGTCTCATAGTCGTAAATCGGAATCATAATCATGTCATCACCGTCGCCGTCACTGGTCGGCAAATACTCATCGCCGTTCAATTCCATATCCTGCCTGCCCCGCACGTACAGATAATAGACCGGTGCATGGCTGTCGATATATGCCTTGTCTCTTTGCAGCGACTCCTTTTGCAGCGTGTCCAGTATCGCGCGGATTGCCTGCTGATTGTCTATGCGTTTGCTCGCGCTGTACGATGCCTCACAGCCGTACACATCTATAATTTTAGCCACGTCCTGTTTGCTGTGCGCCACGGCCTCCGGTGTGCCTGCGGACAGGTATTCTTTCGAATAGCGCACGGCATCCGCGTTGTCCGCCAGCTCCTGCGTGTCTGCCGGCATGATGTACTGCCTCTCAAAGGTCTTGCCGTTTGCCAGCCGGAACCGAACCAGATAGGTCGCATATACGCTGTCTCCGTACTCGTCACAAGCGCTGAGCTTTTCCGAAACCTTGCCGCGCTCGTGCCGCATCGCCTGTGCGCCGAGCTGTGCGGACGCATACACGCGGTCAATGTTGCCGGATTCGCGCAGCTTCTGCACCTCCGTGATGTCCAGCAGGCCGCTCGGCTCGCTGTCGCTCACATATGTGGCGCGGTACGTGTTGGAGCTGACATTCAAGCTCTGTATCATATCATGGCTGAAATTGGCGTAATCCCAATCTTGATTCCAAGTATTGTTCGTGCACTCCCACGGCGTATAATCAGAAACCAGCTGCGCGGATACAATGTCTGCGCGATTCGGCAGCCTGCTGTTCCAGCCCATGACGTCCAGCGCCAAAACGCCGAGCACGACAGCCGCCGCCACTGCATACACCACCGTGCTTTTCCAGTGACAGAACAGGCTGTGGAAATCCATATCATAGACGATTTCCGTGACGCACGCCGTCACAAACGCACCGCACGCCATGCCGACAAACAGCATGCCCCAGCTGCCCGTCATATCTTCAAAGAACAAACCGACATATGCGCCGACAACCGACATCATATAGAACTTCAACGGCAGCTGCATCGCCGGAAATGCCAGCGACATGCCGGTGCTTTCGCTCGCACGGATACGGTTGAGGAAATATGCCAATGCAAAGATCACAAGGACTGCAACCATGCAGTCTGCCGCCTGCTTGCCGACGATTTCATAGGAAATGGCATCTTCCCCGAGCGGGCGCAGCAGCTGAAAGACATCAATCAGCGGACTCGACCACAGCGAAACCACCGCGCTGTTTGTTCGCGCCGGCATCAGCACATACAGCAGCGAATCCAGCGCCACCCAGCCCAGCAAAATGCCAAACTGGAACCAGCCGCACACGAGCAGCGACACCAGTGTATTGCCGCACACAATCGCGGACAGCACAGCGACCGCATACACGAGCAAAAAGCCCACGGCATGCACAGCAATGCTGCTCACAATCTCCGGTGCGTTGAGAATTTCTCCGTAGCCGTGCGCCGCAATGACTGCGCACGACAGCAGCACGCCAATCAGATATGACGGGAGCACCGCCAGAATCCCCGTCAGCGCACGGGATGCAAACAGCTGTCCACGCCGAATCGGCAGCGCATGAAAGAAATCCGTCTGATTTTTCACGTGCAGATACCGAAATGCGCTGATGCCCGCGACAAGCGCCAAAATCAGCAGCAGCACCGCCGCCGGTACATTGACCAGCAGCGAATCGCGCAAATCCTTGCACACACTGCTGTACACATCCGGATTGCTCATATCGCTGAACCGCGTGCGCGAGCGAATGTTGAGCAGCGTATACACCGGCTGGAAAAGCAGCATCGCCAAAAAGGCAACCGCATACAGCGGCGCCTGCCGCACGCTGCAATTGAACACCAAGGTGCGCAGCTTACAGGATGAGTTGTTTCGCGTCATAGCCCTGTACCTCCGTTTCTGCCAAAAAGATTTCTTCCAGCGACAGCGGAAGCATCTCATAATAGACGGGTTCTCCGCGCCGAATGACCGCCTCGGTCTCCTGTCTGCCGCCGCGAATGGTCGCGGTAATCATCCGGCCGCTGTTTTGTCTGCTCAGAACCTCCAAGCCCTCCAGTATCCGCTGCTCCGGTGTCAAATCCGGAATAAACTGTACCTTTTGAATGTTCAGCTTCATGTCGTCCAAATCGCGGGAAAACAGGATGCCGCCGCGGTGCAGCAGACCGATGCAGTCGCAAAAATCCTCCAATTCGCGCAAATTGTGCGAAGCAATCACGGGAGTGGCGCTGAACTCCGCCACATCTCCGGCAAAAATCGCCTTGACCGCCTGCCGCGCCACGGGGTCCAAGCCGTCAAATGTCTCATCACAGAACAGATAGTCTGCGCCGGACGCCGCCGCGCAGATGACAGACACCTGTTTTTTCATGCCCTTGGAAAACGTGCGCAGCTTGCGCTTCTCGTCCAGCCCGAAATTGCTCATCAGACTGCGGTAGCGGTTTTCATCAAAGTGCGGATACATGGTTTTGTAATAATCTTTCATATCGCGCGGTGTCGCACCGGAGAAAAAATACTGCTCGTCGGAAATCATAAAGCATTTCTGCTTGACCGCAGTGTTTTCATACACGCCCGCGCCGTCAATCTGTACGCTGCCCGCATCCGGCTGCAAAATGCCCGCCAAAATGCGCAAAAATGTCGATTTTCCCGCACCGTTCGAGCCGATGAGTCCATAAATCGAACCGGTTTTTATTTCCGCAGTGACATGATCGAGCGCCAAATTGGCGCCGAATCGTTTGGTCACGCCCTGTGCCTGAATCATAGTTGTTCCACCTCCATCAGCGATGTCAGCAGCGCATGCAGCTGCTCTGTGCTCGCGCCGAACTCCTTCGCCTGTCTGAGAAGCGCCAGCATCTCCCCTCGAATTTGCTCCAGCTTCTTGTTCCGGATGCCGGTTTGGTCACCGGACACAAAATTTCCCTTTCCGCGCACGGAATAAATCTCTCCGCGGCTGAGCAGCTCGCTGTATGCCTTTTGCACGGTGTTCGGATTGAGCGAAAGCTGTACGGACAGCTGCCGCACGCTGGGAATCTTTTCGTCCGCCGCCAGCGCGCCGCGCGCAATGAGCATTTCAAATTGTTCGACAACCTGCTCGTACATCGGACGCGGATCGTGAAAATCCAAATGTATCATGACGCGCCTCCTTTCCATGTGTACTATTCTTGTTAGTACACACAGTATAGACCGCCCCGCCGCAAAAAGCAACTACAATTCGGTTACAAATATAAAAAAGCCTCTCCGAAAAAGAGAGGCTTATCATCATATTTAGGATTATCCTTTTGGCAGGCGGCGCAGCTGCTTTTCCAGCCAGCGGCTAATATCGCCGTATACCTGTTCTTTGTTCAGCTCGTTGAGCAGCTC is a window encoding:
- a CDS encoding helix-turn-helix domain-containing protein; translation: MASDFSRTLALLRREKRISQRTAAGDLQVSQALLSHYENGLREPGLSFVVRAADYYGVSCDYLLGRSLSREGGIAANPAPTSAEEVEVDAELACKQKLITDSAQILLDAAAKSGSRQLLHELTMYLSAVEYKLFRYLYAADEANPEQAFRTKEARFDALCDARMKLTELRIQCAAQGGGALGLAEEEAKLPSLSLANLPTAYPGRAESLLQVLQSVSDSIEEFDGTTKKKK
- a CDS encoding ABC transporter ATP-binding protein, translating into MIQAQGVTKRFGANLALDHVTAEIKTGSIYGLIGSNGAGKSTFLRILAGILQPDAGSVQIDGAGVYENTAVKQKCFMISDEQYFFSGATPRDMKDYYKTMYPHFDENRYRSLMSNFGLDEKRKLRTFSKGMKKQVSVICAAASGADYLFCDETFDGLDPVARQAVKAIFAGDVAEFSATPVIASHNLRELEDFCDCIGLLHRGGILFSRDLDDMKLNIQKVQFIPDLTPEQRILEGLEVLSRQNSGRMITATIRGGRQETEAVIRRGEPVYYEMLPLSLEEIFLAETEVQGYDAKQLIL
- a CDS encoding GntR family transcriptional regulator — protein: MIHLDFHDPRPMYEQVVEQFEMLIARGALAADEKIPSVRQLSVQLSLNPNTVQKAYSELLSRGEIYSVRGKGNFVSGDQTGIRNKKLEQIRGEMLALLRQAKEFGASTEQLHALLTSLMEVEQL